In the Advenella kashmirensis WT001 genome, one interval contains:
- a CDS encoding polyphosphate kinase 2 family protein, which translates to MAALPETGFSDHFRITNGKKFSLKKCLTDPDVEPDKKDAQKKLQEYVAGIADLQNVLYADNRWSLLLVFQAMDAAGKDSTIKNLLSGVNPQGCEVYSFKRPSEEELGHDFLWRTSKCLPQRGNIGVFNRSYYEETLVVRVHPTILDGQHLPKACLTENIWDERFEDIRHFEKHMDRNGTKVLKFFLHISLEEQKKRFLERLDNPAKNWKFESADLEERKFWNEYMHAYEETIKNTASEAGPWYVIPGNDKPYARLAVADAVLQTLQSLDLSYPTLEKEEQKNLAGYKTQLELEAQG; encoded by the coding sequence ATGGCTGCATTGCCCGAAACCGGTTTCTCTGATCACTTTCGTATTACTAATGGAAAAAAATTCAGTTTGAAAAAATGCCTCACAGATCCGGACGTCGAGCCCGATAAAAAAGATGCCCAAAAGAAATTGCAGGAATATGTGGCAGGCATAGCGGATTTACAGAATGTTCTTTACGCCGATAATCGCTGGTCATTGCTATTGGTTTTTCAGGCAATGGATGCAGCCGGAAAGGATTCGACAATCAAGAACCTGCTGTCCGGCGTCAACCCCCAGGGCTGCGAAGTCTATTCGTTCAAGCGCCCCTCGGAAGAGGAGTTGGGGCACGATTTTTTGTGGCGCACCAGCAAATGCCTGCCCCAGCGCGGCAATATCGGTGTTTTCAATCGTTCTTATTATGAGGAAACACTGGTGGTGCGTGTTCATCCCACCATACTTGATGGCCAGCATCTACCCAAAGCCTGCCTGACAGAAAATATCTGGGACGAGCGGTTTGAAGATATTCGTCATTTCGAAAAGCACATGGACCGCAATGGCACCAAGGTGCTGAAATTTTTCCTGCACATTTCCCTGGAAGAACAGAAAAAGCGTTTTCTGGAGCGGCTTGATAACCCGGCAAAAAACTGGAAGTTTGAAAGCGCCGATCTGGAGGAACGAAAATTCTGGAACGAGTATATGCATGCTTACGAGGAAACGATTAAAAACACGGCGAGCGAAGCCGGACCCTGGTATGTGATCCCAGGCAACGATAAACCTTACGCACGTCTTGCCGTGGCCGACGCCGTGCTGCAGACATTGCAATCGCTGGACTTGAGCTATCCGACGCTGGAAAAGGAAGAGCAGAAGAATCTTGCGGGTTACAAAACCCAACTGGAGCTGGAAGCACAAGGATAA
- the truB gene encoding tRNA pseudouridine(55) synthase TruB, with amino-acid sequence MGRKRGQEIDGVLLLDKQFGYSSNQSLQRVRRMLDAKKGGHTGTLDPFATGLLVCCFGKATKICGTMLDADKSYIATLQFGTETDSGDLTGTVVQQAQLTAESVTREKIDMVLPQFRGSILQIPPMHSALKRDGRPLYEYARQGIVLEREPRAVVIHDLQVQALDETSMVLAVDCSKGTYIRTLAQDIGRALGCFAHLTALRRTRVGPFDLTGATTIDQLEQMENRLTPLIPLNEIPDGLLPSNIRQKEDTL; translated from the coding sequence ATGGGAAGAAAACGCGGGCAGGAGATCGACGGCGTCCTTTTGCTGGACAAGCAGTTCGGATATTCCAGCAACCAGTCGCTGCAACGCGTGCGTCGCATGCTGGATGCGAAAAAAGGGGGCCATACCGGCACGCTGGATCCATTTGCGACCGGCTTGCTGGTTTGCTGTTTTGGCAAGGCAACAAAAATTTGCGGGACCATGCTGGATGCCGACAAGTCCTACATTGCGACATTGCAGTTTGGCACGGAAACCGATTCAGGCGACTTGACCGGCACTGTTGTACAACAGGCACAACTGACAGCCGAATCGGTAACCCGTGAAAAAATCGACATGGTATTGCCACAGTTTCGCGGTTCAATACTACAGATTCCGCCAATGCATTCGGCGCTCAAGCGTGACGGGCGCCCGCTTTATGAATATGCCCGTCAGGGAATAGTACTGGAAAGAGAGCCGCGCGCGGTAGTGATCCATGACCTGCAGGTGCAGGCCCTGGACGAAACCTCGATGGTGCTGGCTGTCGATTGCAGCAAGGGTACATATATCAGGACACTGGCCCAGGATATTGGTCGGGCGCTGGGCTGTTTCGCTCACTTGACCGCTTTGCGCAGAACGCGTGTCGGTCCTTTCGATCTGACCGGTGCCACGACGATAGACCAGCTCGAACAGATGGAAAACAGGCTGACACCCCTGATACCGCTAAATGAAATACCGGACGGCCTGCTGCCGTCCAATATACGACAAAAGGAAGATACATTATGA
- the rbfA gene encoding 30S ribosome-binding factor RbfA, which produces MNRHKSSGANRNVRLAEQIQKDLAVLIQRELDMSRSGLITLTGVDLSADYAHAKVWFTVLGAEPETAAALLNEKAGWLHSLLFKMLHIHTVPTLRFFHDDQLARGIEMTQLIDRANRPEDYPESVDPLPDTKDDRK; this is translated from the coding sequence ATGAACCGTCATAAATCCTCCGGTGCAAACCGGAACGTCCGTCTGGCCGAGCAGATCCAGAAAGATCTGGCAGTGCTGATTCAGCGCGAGCTCGATATGTCGCGCTCGGGCCTGATTACTCTGACAGGCGTGGATTTGTCGGCCGATTACGCGCACGCCAAGGTATGGTTCACCGTACTTGGCGCTGAACCGGAAACGGCGGCTGCCCTGCTTAATGAGAAAGCAGGCTGGCTGCATTCCCTGTTGTTCAAGATGTTGCATATCCACACTGTTCCTACGCTGCGTTTTTTCCATGACGATCAGCTGGCGCGCGGTATTGAAATGACACAACTGATCGACCGCGCCAACCGGCCGGAAGACTATCCGGAAAGCGTCGATCCGCTACCGGACACCAAAGACGATCGCAAGTAA
- the nusA gene encoding transcription termination factor NusA — MSREILLLVDALAREKNVSREVVFGALENALASAMKKRFKEDADIRVDIDRSNGSHEGYRRWLVVPDEAGLQEPDRQELLSEAQEIQPGIKEGEYLEEPLEPIEFGRIGAQAAKQAIIQKIRDAEREQVLNDFLDRGETIISGTIKRLDKGDAIIETGKIEARLPRSEMIPKENLRVGDRVRAWVAKVDRTARGQQVLLSRTAPEFIRELFENEVPEIEQGLLEIKAAARDPGLRAKIAVVAYDKRIDPIGTCVGMRGSRVTAVRNELGGEQVDIVLWADEPAEFVIGALAPAAVESIVVDEDKHAMDVVVDAENLPKAIGSRGQNVRLASDLTGWQINIMTPEENQNRQQEERTGQRAMFMERLDVDEQVADILIDEGFTGLEEVAYVPIQELLEIDGFDEETVNELRNRARTALLTEAIAQEERVETAQDLLDLEGMTPELVATLGDAGVATLDDLAELATDELAEITGMTDEQASEIIMRARAHWFDDDEK; from the coding sequence ATGAGTCGCGAAATTCTTCTGCTTGTAGATGCATTGGCACGTGAAAAAAACGTATCGCGTGAGGTCGTATTTGGTGCGCTTGAAAACGCGCTTGCCTCTGCGATGAAAAAACGTTTTAAGGAAGACGCCGATATTCGTGTCGATATTGATCGTTCGAATGGCTCGCATGAGGGCTACAGACGCTGGTTGGTGGTGCCTGATGAGGCAGGTCTGCAGGAGCCGGATCGCCAGGAACTGCTTTCTGAAGCGCAGGAAATTCAGCCTGGTATCAAGGAAGGCGAATATCTTGAGGAGCCGCTCGAACCGATTGAGTTCGGTCGTATCGGGGCCCAGGCTGCCAAACAGGCAATCATCCAGAAAATTCGCGATGCCGAAAGAGAACAGGTGCTGAACGATTTCCTGGATCGTGGCGAGACCATTATTTCCGGGACCATCAAGCGGCTCGACAAGGGTGACGCCATTATTGAAACGGGCAAGATTGAAGCGCGCCTGCCTCGTTCCGAAATGATTCCCAAAGAGAATCTGCGCGTAGGTGACCGGGTTCGCGCCTGGGTTGCCAAGGTTGACCGTACGGCAAGAGGGCAGCAGGTCCTGCTGTCGCGCACCGCTCCAGAATTTATCCGTGAGCTGTTTGAGAATGAAGTTCCCGAGATCGAACAGGGTTTGCTTGAAATCAAGGCAGCGGCCCGCGACCCCGGACTTCGCGCTAAAATTGCAGTTGTGGCATATGACAAGCGTATTGACCCCATCGGTACATGCGTGGGTATGCGTGGCTCGCGCGTTACCGCCGTTCGTAACGAACTGGGCGGAGAGCAGGTCGATATCGTATTGTGGGCCGACGAACCGGCCGAATTCGTGATCGGCGCATTGGCGCCGGCCGCGGTCGAATCCATTGTTGTAGATGAAGACAAGCATGCCATGGATGTGGTTGTCGACGCCGAAAATCTGCCCAAAGCGATTGGTTCGCGTGGTCAGAACGTGCGTCTGGCTTCTGATCTGACCGGCTGGCAGATCAATATCATGACACCGGAAGAAAATCAGAATCGCCAGCAGGAAGAGCGCACAGGCCAGCGCGCCATGTTCATGGAGCGCCTGGATGTCGATGAACAGGTAGCTGATATTCTGATTGATGAAGGCTTTACCGGACTGGAAGAAGTGGCTTATGTCCCTATCCAGGAATTGCTGGAAATTGATGGCTTCGATGAAGAAACCGTCAACGAATTGCGCAACCGCGCACGTACTGCCCTGCTGACCGAGGCCATTGCCCAGGAAGAGCGGGTTGAAACAGCGCAGGATTTGCTGGATCTTGAAGGCATGACCCCGGAACTGGTTGCCACTTTGGGCGACGCCGGCGTGGCAACGCTTGATGATCTGGCCGAACTTGCGACCGACGAACTGGCTGAAATCACGGGTATGACAGATGAACAGGCCAGCGAAATTATCATGCGCGCCCGGGCGCACTGGTTTGATGACGACGAAAAGTGA
- the scpB gene encoding SMC-Scp complex subunit ScpB: protein MDQNLSRKILETALLCADEPMKIGDLRKLFSDLDEIDNDVIKQQLQVLQDEWADKGLELSELASGWRFQSRPEMQKYLERLNPEKPPKYSRAVMETLAIIAWRQPVTRGDIEDIRGVTVSSQIIKTLEERGWIDVLGHRDAPGRPALLGTTKQFLDDLGLKALDDLPVLESGEAGMPDLSGLDMNITASEQPAQEQVESEMGSDDSASDASAPDAVGSVQIDSTLSESTLAEVDGDDADIQVVSESAYRLPDVMAESTSDVSELTDESSDEISEVSEEGNIGADGFVPAASAQAQNTGKTQERVACGDVTEEMVAADETASAAQEMPAGFDPDSTSQNEQPDDHSVDPADDISSDREASDNQNDDLKNKT, encoded by the coding sequence ATGGACCAGAATTTATCTCGAAAAATCCTAGAAACCGCCTTGCTGTGCGCCGATGAGCCTATGAAAATAGGGGATTTGCGCAAGTTGTTTAGTGATTTGGATGAAATTGACAATGATGTAATTAAGCAACAGTTGCAGGTATTGCAAGACGAATGGGCAGATAAAGGTTTAGAATTATCGGAATTGGCAAGTGGTTGGCGTTTTCAAAGCCGACCCGAGATGCAAAAGTATTTAGAACGCCTGAATCCAGAGAAGCCGCCCAAATATTCACGGGCAGTCATGGAAACTTTGGCAATTATTGCCTGGCGTCAGCCTGTCACTCGCGGAGACATAGAAGATATTCGCGGGGTCACGGTTTCATCACAAATCATCAAAACGTTAGAAGAGCGCGGCTGGATAGACGTGTTAGGACATCGCGATGCCCCTGGGCGTCCGGCGTTACTGGGCACGACAAAGCAGTTTCTCGATGATCTTGGACTCAAAGCGCTTGATGACTTGCCTGTACTGGAAAGTGGCGAGGCGGGCATGCCGGATTTGTCCGGGCTGGATATGAATATCACGGCTTCGGAACAACCTGCTCAGGAGCAGGTAGAATCAGAAATGGGTTCCGATGACTCTGCATCTGACGCGTCAGCGCCCGATGCGGTCGGCTCGGTGCAGATTGATTCAACCCTGTCTGAGTCGACGCTGGCAGAGGTTGATGGCGATGATGCTGATATCCAGGTCGTGTCCGAGTCAGCGTATCGGTTGCCCGATGTGATGGCCGAATCGACCAGTGATGTATCGGAATTGACCGATGAAAGCTCTGATGAAATCAGCGAAGTATCAGAAGAAGGCAATATTGGTGCAGACGGATTTGTTCCTGCTGCCAGCGCGCAAGCGCAGAATACCGGAAAGACTCAAGAGCGCGTTGCCTGCGGCGATGTGACCGAAGAGATGGTTGCTGCAGACGAGACAGCATCAGCCGCCCAAGAGATGCCGGCTGGGTTCGACCCAGATTCGACATCGCAAAATGAACAGCCAGACGATCATAGCGTTGATCCTGCTGATGACATTTCATCAGACCGGGAGGCGAGTGATAATCAAAACGACGATTTAAAGAATAAAACATAG
- a CDS encoding Hint domain-containing protein, with the protein MLSPNQPLYIDPAKFQINGGTVYYACYLKGTHIATPVGETRIESLKAGDQVLTAGGGTATVKWIGYRTLFKKRIPEQDAKRAFPILFKKGCIADNVPHCDLVMSPGHHVFFDGYLVPAMALENGISIAQQFDMQSFQYFHVELEQFDILLAEGMPAESYVDTGNRRMFQNAHHVAMNPDFGPATGRPDIPGITLIRKGPVLEGIRAKLLERANWMQVPKGQKRAG; encoded by the coding sequence ATGCTTAGCCCCAATCAGCCACTATATATTGACCCTGCCAAGTTTCAGATTAACGGTGGCACCGTTTATTACGCCTGCTATCTGAAAGGCACTCATATTGCAACGCCAGTTGGTGAAACTAGAATCGAAAGCCTCAAGGCGGGCGATCAAGTTTTGACAGCTGGCGGCGGAACGGCCACCGTGAAATGGATCGGATACCGAACCCTGTTCAAAAAGCGCATTCCGGAACAAGATGCGAAACGAGCTTTCCCTATCCTATTTAAGAAAGGCTGTATCGCCGACAACGTGCCGCATTGCGACCTGGTCATGTCTCCGGGCCATCACGTTTTCTTTGATGGCTACTTGGTGCCGGCTATGGCCCTGGAGAACGGCATTTCAATTGCGCAGCAGTTCGACATGCAATCGTTCCAGTATTTCCATGTGGAGCTCGAGCAGTTCGACATCCTGCTGGCCGAAGGTATGCCCGCTGAATCGTACGTCGATACGGGTAACCGCAGGATGTTTCAGAACGCACATCACGTCGCAATGAATCCAGATTTCGGACCCGCAACTGGCCGACCTGACATACCCGGCATCACGTTGATTCGCAAAGGTCCAGTACTGGAAGGGATTCGTGCAAAACTACTTGAGCGCGCCAATTGGATGCAAGTTCCAAAAGGACAAAAGCGAGCTGGGTAA
- a CDS encoding Lrp/AsnC family transcriptional regulator: MSFDDIDLKILKELQSDSNLSNVELAKRVHLSPSPCLARVKALHSAGIIRQYVALLDAQKLGLHLNVFISVSLKRQDRTSLQAFESRVCSRDEVMECYLMSGDADYLIRVAVPDIESLEHFIIEQLSPMPEIEKIRSSFALKQVRYKTALPLPAAGSGD; the protein is encoded by the coding sequence ATGAGCTTTGATGATATTGACCTGAAAATACTGAAAGAGCTGCAGAGCGATAGCAATCTTTCAAACGTGGAGCTGGCAAAACGCGTGCATCTTTCGCCATCCCCGTGCCTGGCGCGGGTCAAGGCCCTGCATTCGGCGGGCATCATCCGGCAATACGTTGCGTTGCTGGATGCCCAGAAACTGGGTTTGCATTTAAACGTTTTCATCTCGGTCAGCCTCAAGCGCCAGGATCGCACGTCGTTGCAGGCGTTCGAATCGCGGGTTTGTTCGCGGGACGAAGTCATGGAGTGCTATTTGATGTCCGGCGATGCTGACTATCTGATCCGGGTGGCCGTGCCGGATATTGAGTCGCTGGAGCATTTCATCATAGAGCAGCTGTCACCAATGCCGGAAATAGAAAAAATAAGATCCAGTTTTGCGCTCAAGCAGGTCCGCTACAAAACCGCGCTGCCATTACCGGCAGCAGGGAGTGGTGATTGA
- the queD gene encoding 6-carboxytetrahydropterin synthase QueD: protein MITVTRALHFDAGHRIPDHKSQCRNMHGHRYTLEITLSGPVSTVDGAPDRGMVIDFSDVKAIAKALIVDVWDHAFLVYSGDTAVRSFLDSLADHKTVVLDRIPTAENLVQIAFDTLAAAYQAQYGDQLKLTHARLYETPNCWADCYGSQA, encoded by the coding sequence ATGATTACCGTGACCCGTGCGCTGCACTTTGATGCCGGCCACCGCATTCCCGATCACAAAAGCCAGTGCCGCAACATGCATGGCCACCGCTACACGCTTGAAATAACGCTCTCTGGCCCCGTTTCAACGGTTGACGGCGCCCCTGACCGCGGCATGGTGATCGATTTTTCCGATGTCAAAGCCATCGCCAAAGCGCTGATCGTCGACGTATGGGATCATGCCTTCCTGGTGTATAGCGGTGATACGGCCGTACGCAGCTTCCTGGATTCCCTGGCTGATCATAAAACCGTTGTGCTGGATCGGATTCCCACTGCCGAAAACCTGGTCCAGATCGCGTTCGATACCCTGGCCGCCGCTTATCAGGCACAATACGGGGATCAACTGAAACTGACGCACGCCAGGCTATACGAAACGCCCAACTGCTGGGCCGATTGTTACGGATCTCAGGCTTAG
- a CDS encoding Bug family tripartite tricarboxylate transporter substrate binding protein, whose translation MNNQIRSVRFLAPVVALCAALSCGTSLAEPFPNHTVTFIVGYSPGGAIDQSARLLAQALSERWRQAVIVDNRPGANGTIAATAVANAKPDGYTILVTATSHNLNKFVNKNLRYDVEKSFSPVAMTVDVSNVLVVNANAPYRTLDQFIAAAKTAPDKFSYASQGIGGIPHLAGEMFKLKTDTRIMHVPYKGAAQGMTDLIGGVVDMSMPSTGSVMNFIQQGKLRALAIASNQRFKQLPDVPTFAESGVPDFIVSTWHGLLAPAGTPPEIVFKINADVNEIIQTDAFKNALLTQGSVAAEPLTADQFSQRLAKERKIYGEVASAIHLGAQ comes from the coding sequence ATGAATAACCAGATACGATCAGTTCGCTTTCTCGCACCTGTTGTTGCCCTGTGCGCTGCCCTGTCTTGCGGGACATCTCTCGCCGAGCCCTTTCCAAACCACACTGTTACCTTCATTGTTGGCTACAGTCCCGGTGGGGCTATTGACCAATCGGCTCGTCTGCTGGCGCAGGCGTTGTCAGAGCGCTGGAGACAAGCCGTTATTGTAGATAACCGCCCGGGCGCCAATGGCACGATTGCAGCCACCGCCGTAGCCAATGCCAAGCCGGACGGTTACACCATTCTGGTAACGGCAACAAGTCATAATTTGAATAAATTCGTCAACAAGAATTTGCGTTATGACGTTGAAAAATCCTTTTCACCGGTCGCCATGACGGTCGACGTGAGCAATGTACTGGTCGTCAATGCCAATGCTCCGTATCGAACCCTGGATCAGTTTATAGCCGCGGCAAAAACAGCACCCGATAAATTTAGCTATGCATCTCAGGGAATCGGCGGTATCCCACATTTGGCCGGTGAAATGTTCAAGTTAAAAACGGACACTCGCATCATGCATGTGCCTTATAAAGGCGCAGCACAAGGGATGACGGATCTGATCGGCGGTGTCGTGGATATGTCGATGCCTTCCACCGGCAGCGTAATGAACTTTATCCAACAGGGGAAACTACGCGCCCTGGCGATCGCTTCCAATCAGCGCTTCAAGCAACTTCCGGATGTTCCAACGTTCGCCGAAAGCGGTGTGCCCGACTTTATAGTCAGCACATGGCATGGATTGCTGGCCCCGGCAGGTACACCGCCTGAAATCGTATTTAAGATCAATGCGGATGTAAACGAAATTATTCAAACAGACGCGTTCAAAAACGCCCTGCTTACTCAGGGAAGCGTTGCCGCTGAACCTTTGACTGCCGATCAGTTTTCACAACGCCTGGCAAAAGAGCGCAAGATCTATGGGGAAGTGGCCAGCGCCATTCATCTGGGCGCTCAATAA
- a CDS encoding amidohydrolase family protein — protein MISTEIQDRTPSFAVDTHAHVYDLTKYPLHESSGFSILANETGTAQQYAAVLNAHGMSHAVLINPLGGYGVDNRNMMNVIGASNGRFKGIAVVPHDITEEQLDAMISAGIAGIRFNLSFPASPALTGAGGARLLSLAEERDLIVQIHYHEEAHLLAAFDILRLSRSPIVIDHCGRPILEKGVNQPGFQALLELGRSQNAIIKLSGLFRFSGQGWPYHDAEPYVAKLIEAFSEERCIWGSDWPFLRARTRIDYGPELGTLSHWFPDIQSQRKVLWDNPARIFGFKEE, from the coding sequence ATGATTTCCACAGAAATACAAGACCGTACGCCGTCATTTGCTGTCGATACACACGCCCACGTTTATGACCTGACCAAATATCCTCTTCATGAAAGCAGCGGATTTTCAATACTGGCCAATGAAACGGGAACGGCCCAACAATATGCTGCAGTTCTGAATGCGCATGGCATGAGCCATGCCGTGCTGATCAATCCTCTTGGCGGATACGGCGTCGATAACCGCAATATGATGAATGTCATTGGCGCATCTAACGGACGCTTCAAGGGTATCGCAGTGGTTCCACATGACATCACAGAGGAGCAACTGGACGCCATGATATCTGCGGGTATTGCTGGAATACGCTTCAATCTAAGCTTTCCAGCCAGCCCTGCGCTAACCGGCGCTGGCGGCGCAAGACTGCTTTCGCTGGCCGAAGAGCGCGACCTTATCGTACAGATTCATTACCACGAAGAAGCTCACTTGCTGGCTGCATTCGATATATTGCGGCTATCCCGATCGCCTATCGTGATTGACCATTGTGGTCGCCCTATATTGGAAAAGGGTGTTAATCAACCCGGGTTTCAGGCTCTGCTGGAACTGGGACGGTCACAAAACGCTATCATCAAGCTGTCGGGGCTATTTCGTTTCTCCGGACAAGGCTGGCCTTATCACGATGCGGAGCCCTATGTTGCAAAGCTCATTGAGGCTTTTTCTGAAGAGCGTTGTATCTGGGGGTCGGACTGGCCCTTTCTTCGCGCTAGAACGCGTATCGATTACGGACCGGAACTGGGCACGCTATCGCATTGGTTTCCGGATATTCAGAGTCAGCGCAAGGTGCTGTGGGATAACCCGGCCCGGATTTTTGGTTTCAAGGAAGAATAG
- a CDS encoding flavin reductase family protein, which produces MFLDPLATPGFKRSLFNAIVAPRPIGWISTISSSGKVNLAPFSQFNLVSTAPAVVMFSCNTPDDRLEKDTLANVRETGEFVTNVVSWDLREAMNLTSTPCPRHTDEFELAGLEKAPSIHVRPPRVAAAPANLECQLLQIVEILPEHPGETRSSVVLGRVVGIHMDEQYLTEDGRFDSSRARPLTRLGGIDYATVGTVLQMPAPFRRTGTSH; this is translated from the coding sequence ATGTTTCTGGATCCTCTTGCCACACCCGGCTTTAAACGCTCTTTGTTCAATGCAATCGTTGCACCTCGTCCCATTGGATGGATCAGCACGATCAGCAGTTCAGGCAAAGTCAATCTGGCGCCATTTTCCCAATTCAATCTGGTTTCAACCGCCCCGGCCGTCGTGATGTTCTCTTGTAATACGCCGGACGATCGGCTGGAAAAAGACACGCTTGCCAATGTACGGGAGACCGGGGAATTTGTGACCAATGTGGTTTCCTGGGATCTGCGTGAAGCGATGAACCTGACCTCCACGCCCTGCCCGCGGCATACCGATGAGTTTGAACTGGCGGGCCTGGAAAAAGCGCCATCTATCCATGTGCGCCCGCCACGTGTCGCCGCGGCCCCCGCCAATCTGGAATGCCAGCTTTTGCAAATCGTGGAGATATTGCCCGAGCATCCCGGCGAAACTCGCAGCAGCGTGGTGTTGGGACGCGTGGTGGGCATACATATGGACGAACAGTACCTGACAGAAGATGGCCGCTTCGATTCCAGCAGGGCAAGACCACTGACGCGCCTGGGCGGGATCGACTACGCAACTGTCGGTACCGTATTGCAAATGCCCGCGCCTTTTCGCCGCACCGGAACATCTCATTGA
- a CDS encoding Bug family tripartite tricarboxylate transporter substrate binding protein, with translation MNLIRCCTLAAASLIPMVTCAAGEYPTKPIRVIVPYAAGGSDHYIRPLQERLQEKLGQAVVVENVGGAGGIIGSSRVAASKPDGYTVLFAGSGAIVTAPKIIGASYTWKSFAPVANVIAIPFTLVTHERSGIKNFKDFLARASAAPGKIRYASPGHGTSTQMAADAMATVAGITIEEIPYQGGGPATTALLSGIVETAIATPSLIMPQTQDGKIIALAVTSAQRFAPSPDVPTMREQGVDIAVVARYGFFMPHGTPSDIVDKFAGAVEYAIQDPGYIDLMQKSYNEIEFLNPADYSHAVEEEDRYFTKLMQDMGMKIK, from the coding sequence TTGAACCTGATCCGTTGTTGCACTTTAGCCGCTGCGTCCTTGATCCCCATGGTCACTTGTGCTGCCGGAGAATACCCGACAAAACCCATTCGGGTCATCGTACCTTACGCAGCGGGTGGATCCGATCATTACATCCGACCGCTACAAGAGCGCTTACAGGAAAAACTTGGCCAAGCTGTTGTAGTCGAAAATGTTGGTGGTGCAGGTGGCATTATCGGCTCCTCGCGGGTAGCAGCCAGCAAACCGGACGGCTATACCGTTTTGTTTGCCGGTAGCGGAGCAATTGTTACCGCTCCTAAAATAATAGGAGCATCCTATACCTGGAAAAGCTTTGCGCCAGTGGCCAATGTCATCGCAATTCCGTTCACCCTGGTCACTCATGAGCGATCGGGCATCAAAAACTTCAAGGACTTTCTGGCTCGGGCAAGCGCTGCGCCTGGCAAAATCCGATACGCCTCTCCCGGACATGGCACATCAACACAAATGGCAGCCGATGCCATGGCCACTGTCGCCGGAATAACAATTGAGGAAATACCGTACCAGGGTGGCGGGCCCGCCACAACCGCATTGCTCTCAGGCATCGTCGAAACAGCCATTGCCACACCAAGCCTTATCATGCCACAAACGCAGGACGGAAAAATAATCGCTTTAGCTGTCACCAGTGCGCAGCGCTTTGCTCCTTCACCGGATGTCCCAACGATGCGTGAACAAGGCGTAGACATTGCAGTGGTAGCACGCTACGGTTTTTTCATGCCGCATGGCACCCCCTCGGATATTGTCGATAAATTTGCCGGCGCCGTTGAATATGCTATCCAGGATCCAGGCTACATTGACCTGATGCAAAAGAGTTACAACGAGATTGAGTTTCTGAATCCTGCAGACTACAGCCATGCTGTAGAAGAGGAGGACCGATACTTTACCAAGCTAATGCAGGACATGGGCATGAAAATAAAATGA